The Desulfonatronovibrio magnus genome includes a region encoding these proteins:
- the icd gene encoding NADP-dependent isocitrate dehydrogenase, with translation MVQKTVYFIEGDGIGPEVWNAARPVLDKALEKAYSGEHGIEWKELPAGEKSFKDNGEYLPQSTIDTLAKASLAMKGPLATPVSGGFRSLNVTLRQVLDLYACIRPVRYFQGIESPLKRPDLVDMVVFRENTEDVYAGIEWAAGASEVQKLISFLREEMKVNVSENAAVGLKPVTKNGCQRLVRKAVQFAIDQKRPGVTLVHKGNIMKFTEGAFRTWGYELAESEFADVTISEEKAADNETRVIINDRIADAMFQEVLMRPEQYSVIATTNLNGDYLSDALAAQVGGLGLAPGVNMSDKLAFFEPTHGTAPTIAGKDMANPGSLILSGAMLLEHAGWGEAARLIHNAVEKVIAGKKVTVDLASQIQGANQVGCREFGELIGMNL, from the coding sequence ATCGTGCAGAAAACAGTGTATTTTATCGAAGGAGATGGAATTGGTCCAGAAGTATGGAATGCAGCCCGGCCGGTTTTGGATAAGGCCTTAGAAAAGGCATATTCAGGTGAACATGGAATTGAATGGAAGGAATTACCGGCCGGGGAAAAGTCTTTTAAAGACAATGGAGAATATTTGCCTCAGTCAACTATAGACACTCTGGCCAAAGCTTCTCTGGCCATGAAAGGACCTCTGGCTACCCCAGTGAGCGGTGGGTTCAGAAGCCTTAATGTGACCTTGCGTCAGGTTCTTGATTTATATGCATGCATACGACCGGTACGCTACTTTCAAGGTATTGAATCACCTTTAAAAAGGCCTGATCTTGTAGACATGGTGGTTTTCAGAGAAAATACAGAAGATGTTTATGCCGGGATAGAGTGGGCTGCCGGGGCGTCAGAAGTTCAAAAGCTTATTTCCTTTTTGCGGGAAGAGATGAAAGTCAATGTTTCAGAAAACGCTGCTGTGGGGCTCAAACCTGTTACAAAAAATGGCTGCCAGCGTCTGGTAAGAAAAGCTGTACAGTTTGCCATTGATCAGAAAAGACCCGGTGTAACTCTGGTACACAAGGGCAATATCATGAAATTCACAGAAGGCGCATTCAGAACCTGGGGTTATGAACTGGCAGAAAGTGAGTTTGCTGACGTAACCATTTCAGAAGAAAAGGCCGCAGACAATGAGACCAGAGTGATAATTAATGACCGTATTGCAGACGCCATGTTTCAGGAAGTACTTATGCGCCCTGAGCAGTACAGCGTCATAGCCACCACCAACCTTAACGGAGATTATCTTTCTGATGCTCTTGCTGCCCAGGTAGGTGGTCTTGGTCTTGCGCCAGGAGTGAATATGAGCGATAAGCTGGCTTTTTTTGAGCCTACTCATGGAACCGCTCCCACAATAGCAGGAAAGGATATGGCTAACCCTGGCAGCCTCATACTTTCAGGCGCCATGCTCCTGGAACACGCTGGGTGGGGTGAAGCTGCGCGGCTTATTCATAATGCTGTGGAAAAGGTTATTGCCGGCAAGAAAGTTACTGTTGATCTGGCATCACAGATTCAAGGAGCTAATCAGGTTGGGTGCCGGGAGTTTGGAGAGCTTATTGGTATGAATTTATAA
- a CDS encoding sigma-54-dependent Fis family transcriptional regulator, which translates to MSDNTQLIILEKILMELGWQGPLREGLEKLLKVTSREMGYKRMSLAIFDPKSQSIEFSLSYGHKKTPKYSYTPGQGITGLVVKERSPITVPVMKDDPNFLNLAFDRSPEELASLSFISVPIKRINPDNEMEILGVLNAEMGLKNISELETDCRFLQILGIIIARQASFLQEEMTRQKEFAGFLPVDHCVTYQDLAKNKLIASSKIMMAIMNQIMQVAPSKATVLVRGESGTGKELLAEAIHNLSPRKSKPFVKLNCAALPSELLESELFGYEKGAFTGAVSHKKGRFELAHQGTLFLDEIGELSADAQAKLLRAIQEGEFQRLGSEKTTQVNVRIVCATHQLLENLIKEGRFREDLYYRINVFPIFIPALRERREDILPIAEHFLESSSKEYEKQIKRISTPAMDLLSQYHWPGNVRELKNCIERSVLLCNEEVIRTYHLPPTLQTAESTATDNELPFVETVAKFEQELIIEALKKAAGNMLQAARDLRVSYRIINYKVKKYNINPKRYAGK; encoded by the coding sequence AGCGCATGTCCCTGGCCATATTTGATCCCAAAAGTCAAAGCATTGAATTCAGCCTGTCATACGGTCATAAAAAAACACCCAAATATTCATACACACCCGGTCAGGGAATAACCGGACTGGTAGTCAAGGAAAGATCGCCCATCACAGTTCCCGTAATGAAGGACGATCCCAATTTCCTCAACCTGGCTTTTGATCGATCTCCTGAAGAACTGGCAAGCCTTTCTTTTATCTCCGTACCTATAAAGAGAATAAACCCTGACAATGAAATGGAAATCCTTGGCGTTTTGAATGCTGAGATGGGGTTGAAAAATATTTCAGAACTGGAAACAGACTGCCGATTCCTCCAGATCCTTGGCATAATCATCGCCAGACAGGCATCTTTTCTTCAGGAAGAAATGACCCGGCAAAAAGAATTTGCCGGTTTCTTACCTGTTGATCACTGCGTTACCTATCAGGACCTGGCCAAGAATAAGCTGATTGCATCATCAAAGATCATGATGGCCATTATGAACCAGATCATGCAGGTAGCCCCCAGTAAGGCAACTGTGCTTGTCAGGGGAGAATCCGGCACAGGTAAGGAACTGCTGGCTGAAGCAATCCATAATTTGAGCCCGAGAAAAAGCAAACCTTTTGTCAAACTTAATTGTGCTGCTCTGCCTTCAGAACTGTTAGAAAGCGAACTTTTTGGATATGAAAAAGGGGCTTTTACAGGAGCCGTCAGCCATAAAAAAGGAAGGTTTGAACTGGCCCATCAAGGCACATTATTTCTCGATGAAATCGGCGAACTAAGTGCGGACGCCCAGGCCAAACTTTTACGGGCCATTCAGGAAGGAGAATTTCAAAGACTGGGCAGTGAAAAAACCACCCAGGTTAATGTGCGCATTGTCTGTGCTACTCATCAATTGCTGGAAAACTTGATCAAAGAAGGTAGGTTCAGGGAAGATCTATATTATAGAATAAATGTATTTCCCATTTTCATTCCAGCACTGCGGGAAAGAAGGGAAGATATCCTGCCCATTGCTGAACATTTTCTTGAGTCTTCAAGCAAGGAATATGAAAAACAGATAAAGCGTATATCCACTCCGGCCATGGATCTGCTGAGTCAGTATCATTGGCCGGGCAATGTCAGGGAACTGAAAAACTGCATTGAAAGATCGGTTCTCTTGTGTAATGAAGAGGTAATCAGAACCTATCATCTCCCACCCACACTGCAGACTGCTGAAAGCACAGCTACCGATAATGAACTGCCCTTTGTGGAAACTGTGGCCAAATTTGAACAGGAGCTGATTATTGAAGCCCTGAAAAAAGCTGCAGGCAATATGCTGCAGGCAGCTCGTGATCTTCGGGTAAGTTACCGCATCATCAATTATAAGGTAAAAAAATACAATATAAACCCCAAGAGATATGCCGGAAAGTAA